One Kallotenue papyrolyticum genomic window carries:
- a CDS encoding heavy metal translocating P-type ATPase — protein sequence MAGNFQQVNLPVQGMDCTSCASEIERAVRGLPGVAEVQVLLAAGRVTVVFDARQATSEQIVAAIEAAGYQVPRRASEAVPAPARRALSPLIGWGVLGLVALTVLVAALGERIGIFDAALERLPWWLPAAAILIGGWPVLRAVLAAARRGRITGHTLMSVGVLAAITVGEWTTAALIVFFMRFADWLEELTTRRSRQALQQLVALQPASARVLRDGQEVSVPVAEVRVGEIVLVRPGERIPVDGEVVDGQAPVDQAAITGESMPVEKGPGDAVFAATIAQAGFLKVRVTRPTADTTFARIVRLVEEAETQKAPVQRLADRFAGAYLPVVLLIALATLLLTGRVLNAVAVLVVACACAISMATPVVVLASVAHAARRGLLIKGGMALEQLARVDTLVVDKTGTLTHGLPQVTAIHTFEDDETTVVRAAAALESRSEHPLARAITAAAAERGLRLPEPQAFVVLPGQGISGLLDGQRWSIGNRRLMEHVEPAQAACAQALEASGHTVIFVAREARVVGIIGVRDTARAEARAALDELRRLGIRRMIMLTGDNQRSAAALAHELGLDYRAELLPQDKIAVVRELQADGACVLMVGDGINDAPALAQADVGVAMGAHGTHIALEAADVVLLRDDWRLLPLALRLARRARRTIWQNLGFTAAYNLVGIALAALGWLPPVWAAAAQSLPDVAIMLNSARLLRAQRAPSTRDRALREPINPTSPPPQRS from the coding sequence ATGGCCGGGAACTTCCAACAGGTCAACCTGCCCGTCCAGGGCATGGACTGCACAAGCTGCGCGAGCGAGATCGAGCGCGCTGTGCGAGGTCTGCCGGGCGTTGCCGAAGTGCAGGTGCTGCTCGCCGCCGGGCGCGTGACGGTGGTCTTTGACGCGCGCCAGGCTACATCGGAGCAGATCGTCGCGGCGATCGAGGCCGCCGGCTACCAGGTGCCACGCCGCGCGTCTGAGGCGGTGCCTGCGCCAGCCAGGCGTGCGTTGTCGCCGCTGATCGGCTGGGGCGTGCTGGGGCTGGTGGCGCTGACCGTGCTCGTCGCCGCGCTAGGCGAGCGCATCGGCATCTTCGACGCCGCGCTGGAGCGCCTGCCCTGGTGGCTGCCGGCGGCGGCGATACTGATCGGCGGCTGGCCGGTGCTGCGCGCTGTGCTGGCTGCGGCCCGCCGTGGCCGCATCACCGGTCATACACTCATGAGCGTTGGTGTGCTGGCCGCAATCACCGTCGGCGAGTGGACCACCGCCGCACTGATCGTCTTTTTTATGCGCTTCGCCGACTGGCTGGAGGAGCTGACTACCCGCCGCAGTCGCCAGGCGTTACAGCAACTCGTCGCGCTGCAACCCGCCAGCGCGCGCGTCCTACGCGATGGGCAGGAGGTGAGCGTCCCCGTGGCCGAGGTGCGCGTGGGAGAGATCGTGCTGGTGCGTCCCGGCGAGCGCATTCCGGTGGACGGTGAGGTGGTGGACGGTCAGGCGCCGGTGGACCAGGCCGCGATCACCGGCGAGAGCATGCCCGTCGAGAAAGGCCCCGGCGACGCGGTCTTCGCCGCGACGATCGCGCAGGCCGGCTTCCTCAAAGTGCGCGTGACGCGTCCCACAGCCGACACAACCTTTGCGCGCATCGTGCGGCTGGTGGAAGAGGCCGAGACACAGAAAGCGCCGGTGCAGCGCCTGGCGGATCGCTTTGCCGGCGCGTATCTGCCGGTGGTACTGCTGATCGCCCTGGCAACGCTACTGCTGACCGGTCGGGTGCTCAACGCGGTGGCGGTGCTAGTGGTGGCCTGTGCCTGCGCGATCAGCATGGCCACGCCGGTGGTAGTGCTGGCCAGCGTCGCCCACGCCGCGCGGCGCGGCCTGCTGATCAAGGGTGGGATGGCGCTGGAACAGCTCGCGCGCGTCGATACGCTGGTGGTGGACAAGACCGGCACGCTGACGCACGGCTTGCCGCAGGTCACGGCGATCCACACCTTCGAGGACGACGAGACGACGGTGGTGCGCGCCGCCGCAGCGCTCGAGTCGCGCAGCGAGCATCCGCTGGCACGCGCGATCACGGCTGCCGCTGCCGAGCGTGGCCTGCGCCTGCCCGAACCGCAAGCGTTCGTTGTGCTGCCAGGGCAGGGCATCAGCGGCCTGCTCGACGGCCAGCGCTGGAGCATCGGCAACCGGCGCCTGATGGAGCACGTCGAGCCTGCGCAGGCCGCCTGTGCTCAGGCGCTGGAAGCGTCCGGTCACACCGTGATCTTCGTCGCACGCGAGGCGCGCGTCGTTGGGATCATCGGCGTTCGGGACACGGCGCGCGCTGAGGCGCGTGCTGCGCTCGACGAGCTGCGCCGGCTGGGCATCCGCCGTATGATCATGCTGACCGGCGACAACCAGCGATCCGCGGCAGCGCTGGCGCACGAGCTGGGCCTCGACTACCGCGCCGAACTCCTGCCGCAAGACAAGATCGCTGTGGTGCGCGAGCTCCAGGCCGACGGCGCGTGCGTGCTGATGGTCGGCGACGGCATCAACGACGCGCCCGCACTGGCCCAGGCGGACGTCGGCGTAGCCATGGGCGCGCACGGCACACACATCGCCCTCGAGGCGGCGGATGTGGTTCTGCTGCGCGATGACTGGCGGCTGCTGCCCCTGGCACTGCGCCTCGCGCGCCGCGCCCGCCGCACGATCTGGCAGAATTTAGGCTTCACGGCAGCCTACAACCTGGTCGGCATCGCGCTCGCAGCGCTGGGCTGGCTGCCGCCCGTCTGGGCTGCCGCCGCCCAAAGCCTGCCGGATGTGGCGATCATGCTCAACTCGGCGCGACTGTTGCGCGCGCAGCGCGCGCCATCCACACGCGACCGGGCGCTGCGCGAGCCGATCAATCCGACCTCACCCCCACCCCAACGTTCCTAA
- a CDS encoding flavodoxin domain-containing protein, translating into MQEALILVGTETGTAEYVAGELAAALSAAGLTVRCVDMLQATPALLVAHEQVIVCTSTHGDGDLPLNAERFYVLLLRERPRLQHLRFAVCALGDHLYNPYFCQAGKTFEALLEQLGATRVLDRFEIDGEPETEYITAAQAWARQVAAAWCAVGAPVALRNVGVGVRSD; encoded by the coding sequence ATGCAGGAAGCGTTGATCTTGGTGGGAACTGAAACTGGCACGGCGGAGTACGTGGCCGGCGAGCTGGCGGCAGCGCTCAGCGCGGCCGGTCTAACTGTCAGGTGTGTGGATATGCTCCAGGCAACACCTGCGCTGCTCGTCGCGCACGAGCAGGTGATCGTGTGTACGTCAACCCATGGTGATGGCGATCTACCGCTCAATGCCGAGCGCTTCTACGTCTTGCTACTGCGCGAACGGCCCCGGCTGCAGCATCTGCGCTTTGCCGTGTGCGCGCTGGGCGACCATCTCTACAATCCGTATTTCTGCCAGGCCGGCAAGACCTTTGAAGCGTTGTTGGAACAGCTCGGCGCGACGCGCGTCCTGGATCGCTTTGAGATCGATGGCGAGCCGGAAACGGAGTACATCACCGCAGCGCAGGCCTGGGCGCGCCAGGTAGCTGCTGCCTGGTGTGCCGTTGGTGCGCCGGTCGCGCTTAGGAACGTTGGGGTGGGGGTGAGGTCGGATTGA
- a CDS encoding DUF2249 domain-containing protein — MQVLDVRTIVPRERHPLIFSTFDALQPGESFELVNDHDPKPLFYQFSFERSNTFTWDYLEQGPEVWRVRIGKRVA, encoded by the coding sequence ATGCAGGTTCTTGATGTACGCACGATCGTGCCCCGCGAGCGTCACCCGTTGATCTTCTCGACCTTTGATGCGTTGCAGCCGGGCGAGAGCTTCGAGCTGGTCAACGATCACGATCCCAAGCCACTCTTCTACCAGTTCAGCTTCGAGCGCAGCAACACCTTTACCTGGGACTATCTTGAGCAGGGGCCTGAGGTCTGGCGCGTGCGCATCGGCAAGCGCGTGGCATAG
- a CDS encoding TetR/AcrR family transcriptional regulator, protein MADRSAQPARDRRVQRTQRLLARALIDLTLEKGYAAVSIRDITARAEVGYATFFRHYPDKDALLLDALEVFIDALVQRLQMRPEADADAEGTLIFDYVAEHSELCRVLLASPAREALLQRAREIGLASALRQEALAPPGAIPPEIAAHHLVTASISLIQWWLEQGMPYPPATMGRVYAELIVRPARRALAAAS, encoded by the coding sequence ATGGCCGATCGCTCTGCCCAGCCGGCGCGTGACCGGCGCGTCCAGCGCACCCAGCGCCTGCTGGCGCGCGCATTGATCGATCTGACGCTGGAAAAGGGCTATGCTGCCGTGTCGATCCGCGACATCACCGCGCGCGCCGAGGTGGGCTATGCCACCTTCTTTCGGCACTATCCGGACAAGGACGCGCTGCTGCTGGATGCGCTGGAGGTGTTTATCGACGCGCTGGTGCAACGCCTGCAGATGCGCCCAGAGGCCGATGCCGATGCGGAGGGGACCTTGATCTTCGACTACGTTGCCGAGCACAGCGAGCTGTGCCGCGTGCTGCTGGCCAGTCCCGCCCGCGAGGCATTGTTGCAACGCGCGCGTGAGATCGGTCTGGCCAGTGCGTTGCGGCAGGAGGCGCTCGCGCCTCCAGGCGCCATCCCGCCGGAGATCGCCGCGCACCACCTGGTCACCGCCTCGATCAGCCTGATCCAGTGGTGGCTGGAGCAGGGCATGCCCTATCCGCCCGCAACCATGGGGCGAGTGTATGCCGAATTGATTGTGCGTCCTGCCCGCCGTGCGCTTGCCGCAGCGTCATGA